In Nitratireductor basaltis, the following are encoded in one genomic region:
- a CDS encoding TIGR01244 family sulfur transferase, protein MQARFLDEDFAVAPQIAAAHVEAIAEAGFKSIVCNRPDSEDGAVPHDEVQAAAEAAGLEFRFLPVVPGEITEDDARNMAALLNELPKPVLAYCRSGGRCTNLYAMVQQTSA, encoded by the coding sequence ATGCAGGCTCGGTTCCTTGATGAAGATTTCGCGGTAGCGCCACAGATCGCGGCGGCCCATGTCGAGGCGATCGCCGAAGCGGGCTTCAAATCCATAGTCTGCAACCGTCCCGATTCCGAAGATGGCGCGGTCCCTCATGACGAGGTTCAGGCGGCCGCCGAAGCTGCCGGACTTGAATTCCGGTTCCTGCCGGTCGTGCCGGGCGAGATCACCGAGGATGACGCCAGGAACATGGCAGCCTTGTTGAACGAGCTTCCAAAACCCGTGCTTGCCTATTGCCGCAGCGGCGGACGCTGCACCAATCTCTATGCGATGGTTCAGCAGACAAGCGCCTGA
- a CDS encoding Lrp/AsnC family transcriptional regulator: MFRRSIVDRAHLDQFDRKILAHLQRDARLTNNDLSERINLSASQCSRRRQRLEEAGLIRSYRAVLDRDLLGLSLVNIITVTLATHNPDNARRFAELLSGLPEVLEAHALTGEMDYLLKVVTPDLKSLSDFVNDVLLPHQSVQHVKTAIVLQTLKETAALPL, translated from the coding sequence ATGTTTCGGAGGAGTATAGTGGATAGAGCGCATCTTGATCAGTTTGACCGCAAGATATTGGCGCATCTTCAGCGGGACGCGCGTCTGACGAACAATGATCTGTCGGAGCGTATCAATCTTTCCGCTTCGCAATGCTCGCGCAGGCGCCAGCGGCTGGAGGAGGCGGGGCTGATCCGCTCCTATCGTGCCGTGCTCGACCGGGATCTGCTTGGCCTGTCACTGGTGAACATCATCACGGTGACGCTGGCCACCCACAATCCCGACAATGCACGCCGTTTCGCCGAACTGTTGTCCGGCCTGCCGGAAGTGCTTGAGGCACATGCGCTGACAGGGGAGATGGACTATCTCCTCAAGGTCGTGACCCCGGATCTCAAATCATTGTCCGATTTCGTCAATGACGTGCTTCTGCCACACCAGTCCGTGCAGCATGTGAAGACGGCAATCGTGCTTCAGACATTGAAGGAAACCGCGGCGCTGCCGCTGTGA
- the hppD gene encoding 4-hydroxyphenylpyruvate dioxygenase, producing MGPFPHDAPPAEITKENPAGTDGFEFVEFAHPEPEKLAELFTKMGYSEVARHKTKKISVWRQGDINYIVNAEPGSHAMRFVDEHGPCAPSMAWRVVDAKHAYEHAVAKGAEPYEGDDKTLNVPAIVGIGGSLLYFVETYGDKGSAYDGEFDWIGERDPKPEGVGFYYLDHLTHNVYRGNMDKWWAFYRELFGFTQIHYFDIDGRITGLVSRAITSPCGKIRIPLNESKDETSQIVEYLKKYKGEGIQHIAVGTEEIYDATDRLADNDLKFMPGPPEVYYEKSFERVKGHDEPIERMKKHGILIDGEGVVNGGMTKILLQIFSKTVIGPIFFEFIQRKGDEGFGEGNFRALFESIEEDQIRRGVIKVDAAE from the coding sequence ATGGGTCCGTTCCCGCATGATGCACCGCCAGCAGAAATCACGAAGGAGAATCCTGCCGGCACCGACGGTTTCGAGTTCGTGGAATTCGCTCATCCCGAGCCGGAAAAGCTCGCGGAGCTTTTCACTAAGATGGGTTATAGCGAGGTCGCGCGGCACAAGACGAAGAAGATTTCGGTCTGGCGGCAGGGTGACATCAATTACATCGTGAACGCCGAGCCTGGCAGCCACGCCATGCGCTTTGTCGACGAACATGGCCCCTGTGCCCCGTCCATGGCCTGGCGCGTGGTTGATGCCAAACATGCCTATGAGCATGCAGTCGCAAAGGGTGCCGAACCCTATGAGGGCGACGACAAGACGCTGAATGTGCCGGCGATCGTGGGCATAGGTGGTTCACTGCTCTACTTCGTGGAGACCTATGGCGACAAGGGCTCGGCTTATGACGGCGAATTCGACTGGATCGGCGAGCGTGACCCGAAGCCGGAAGGTGTGGGCTTCTACTATCTCGATCACCTCACCCACAATGTCTATCGCGGCAACATGGACAAGTGGTGGGCCTTCTATCGTGAGCTTTTCGGCTTCACTCAGATCCACTATTTCGACATTGACGGGCGCATTACGGGGCTCGTCTCACGCGCGATCACCTCGCCTTGCGGCAAGATCCGCATTCCGCTGAACGAGTCCAAGGACGAGACCAGCCAGATCGTCGAATATCTGAAAAAGTACAAGGGCGAAGGCATCCAGCACATCGCCGTTGGCACCGAAGAAATCTATGACGCGACAGACAGGCTTGCCGATAATGACCTGAAATTCATGCCCGGACCGCCGGAAGTCTATTACGAGAAGAGCTTCGAGCGCGTCAAAGGCCATGACGAGCCGATCGAGCGCATGAAGAAACACGGCATCCTGATCGATGGCGAAGGCGTGGTGAATGGCGGCATGACCAAGATCCTGCTGCAGATCTTTTCGAAGACCGTCATCGGGCCGATCTTCTTCGAGTTCATCCAGCGCAAGGGTGATGAAGGCTTCGGTGAAGGCAATTTCCGCGCGCTCTTCGAGAGCATCGAGGAAGACCAGATCCGCCGCGGCGTCATCAAGGTTGATGCGGCGGAATAG
- a CDS encoding fumarylacetoacetate hydrolase family protein, protein MKLASLKDGTRDGRLVVVSRDLTRYTDASFLARTMQAALDDWARVSPHLEALAESLDHGAVPAERFHEHDAMSPLPRAYQWADGSAYVNHVELVRKARGAEMPQSFWEDPLMYQGGSDSFLSPRDPIRMADEAWGIDMEGEVAVITDDVPMGATPDEARDAIRLVMLVNDVSLRGLIPGELAKGFGFFQSKPSSAFSPVAVTPDELGEAWDGGRLHLPLCVDLNGKPIGRANAGIDMTFDFPTLIAHAAKTRPLAAGSIIGSGTVSNKLDGGPGKPVDEGGAGYSCIAEIRMIETIKGDKPQTPFLHFGDIVRIEMRDNEGHSIFGAIEQVVEPRD, encoded by the coding sequence TTGAAGCTAGCCAGTTTGAAGGACGGCACCCGCGACGGGCGCCTGGTCGTCGTTTCACGCGATTTGACCCGCTACACCGACGCCTCCTTTCTTGCGCGCACCATGCAGGCCGCACTTGATGACTGGGCGCGGGTCTCGCCGCATCTGGAGGCGCTGGCCGAAAGCCTCGATCATGGTGCGGTTCCCGCCGAACGCTTCCATGAGCATGACGCCATGTCGCCGCTGCCGCGCGCCTATCAGTGGGCGGACGGTTCGGCCTATGTGAACCATGTGGAACTGGTGCGAAAGGCACGCGGCGCGGAGATGCCCCAAAGCTTCTGGGAAGACCCGTTGATGTATCAGGGGGGCTCCGACAGCTTCCTCTCGCCCCGTGATCCAATCCGCATGGCTGACGAAGCATGGGGTATCGACATGGAAGGCGAGGTTGCGGTCATTACCGATGACGTACCGATGGGGGCCACGCCAGACGAGGCGCGCGATGCCATCCGTCTCGTCATGCTCGTCAATGATGTCTCCCTGCGCGGTCTCATCCCCGGTGAACTGGCCAAGGGCTTCGGCTTCTTCCAGTCCAAACCGTCTTCGGCCTTCTCCCCCGTCGCCGTGACGCCTGACGAATTGGGAGAAGCATGGGACGGAGGTCGGCTGCACCTTCCGCTCTGCGTCGATTTGAACGGCAAGCCAATCGGTCGGGCCAATGCCGGCATCGACATGACCTTCGACTTCCCGACACTTATCGCGCATGCAGCCAAGACACGCCCGCTTGCCGCAGGTTCGATCATCGGTTCGGGGACGGTTTCAAACAAGCTTGATGGCGGTCCGGGCAAGCCGGTGGATGAAGGGGGAGCGGGATATTCCTGCATCGCGGAAATCCGCATGATCGAGACGATCAAGGGCGATAAGCCGCAGACACCCTTCCTGCATTTCGGTGATATTGTCCGCATCGAGATGCGCGACAATGAAGGTCATTCCATTTTCGGCGCGATCGAGCAGGTGGTTGAACCGAGGGACTAG
- the hmgA gene encoding homogentisate 1,2-dioxygenase, giving the protein MTLEYMPGFGNDFETESLPGALPQGQNSPQRPAYGLYAEQLSGSPFTAPRGTNERSWLYRIRPSVKHTARFKPVTHNYWKTGPDHEEHELPLGQLRWDPLPLPSEGTTFISGIRTITTAGDAQGQSGMAAHVYVASMDMVNEHFFNADGEMLIVPQQGGIRIRTEMGIMDVNPGEIALVPRGMIFRVELLDGPVRGYICENYGAKFTLPDRGPIGANCLANPRDFKTPVAWFEEHDEPTHLKVKWCGRFYQTEIDHSPLDVVAWHGNYAPYKYDLSTFSPVGAILFDHPDPSIFTVLTAPSGEEGTANVDFVIFPPRWMVAEHTFRPPWYHRNIMSEFMGLIKGQYDAKEKGFVPGGISLHNMMLPHGPDAFGYEKATHAELKPVKLEDTMAFMFETRFAQHVTRFAAMSSTLQDDYIDCWSDLKKRFNGTPEGDWS; this is encoded by the coding sequence ATGACCCTTGAATATATGCCAGGCTTCGGAAACGACTTTGAGACCGAAAGCCTGCCCGGCGCCCTGCCACAGGGACAGAACTCGCCGCAGCGCCCCGCCTATGGGCTGTATGCCGAGCAGCTGTCAGGTTCGCCCTTCACCGCACCACGCGGCACGAATGAACGCTCGTGGCTCTACAGAATTCGCCCCTCGGTGAAGCATACCGCCCGCTTCAAGCCGGTAACGCACAACTACTGGAAAACCGGGCCGGACCATGAGGAGCATGAGCTTCCGCTCGGCCAGCTGCGCTGGGATCCGCTTCCTCTTCCCTCTGAGGGCACGACCTTCATCTCCGGCATCCGCACCATTACCACTGCCGGTGATGCGCAGGGGCAATCGGGTATGGCCGCGCATGTCTATGTCGCCAGCATGGACATGGTGAACGAGCACTTCTTCAATGCCGATGGGGAGATGCTGATCGTGCCGCAGCAGGGCGGCATTCGCATCCGGACCGAAATGGGTATCATGGATGTCAATCCAGGTGAGATCGCGCTCGTGCCGCGCGGCATGATCTTCCGCGTCGAGCTGCTGGATGGCCCCGTGCGCGGCTATATCTGCGAGAATTACGGCGCGAAGTTCACCCTGCCAGACCGCGGTCCCATCGGTGCAAACTGCCTGGCCAATCCGCGCGATTTCAAGACGCCGGTTGCATGGTTCGAGGAGCACGACGAGCCCACGCATCTGAAGGTGAAGTGGTGCGGCCGCTTCTACCAGACGGAAATCGACCACTCACCGCTGGATGTGGTTGCCTGGCATGGCAACTACGCGCCCTACAAATATGACCTGTCCACCTTCTCGCCCGTGGGCGCGATCCTGTTCGATCATCCGGACCCGTCAATCTTCACGGTCCTGACGGCACCGAGCGGAGAGGAGGGTACGGCGAATGTCGATTTCGTCATCTTCCCGCCGCGCTGGATGGTGGCCGAGCACACATTCCGCCCGCCCTGGTACCACCGCAACATCATGAGCGAGTTCATGGGCCTCATCAAAGGGCAGTATGATGCCAAGGAAAAGGGCTTCGTGCCCGGCGGCATATCGCTGCACAACATGATGCTGCCGCATGGGCCGGACGCCTTCGGATATGAAAAGGCGACCCACGCGGAGTTGAAGCCGGTCAAGCTGGAGGACACGATGGCCTTCATGTTTGAAACACGCTTCGCCCAGCACGTGACTCGCTTCGCGGCCATGAGCAGCACGCTCCAGGATGATTATATCGACTGCTGGAGCGACCTGAAAAAGCGGTTCAACGGCACACCGGAAGGTGATTGGAGTTGA
- a CDS encoding MarR family winged helix-turn-helix transcriptional regulator, with amino-acid sequence MADDILVLEDFLPYRLNRLAEAVSRDFSRIYRERYGLTRPEWRTLAALGQYGTMTATQIGANSAMHKTKVSRAVAELERRGWLLRETDPSDRRVEHLQLSRSGTAAYRALVPLAKDYERKLLAALEAAEQAELTTGLAAMERIVTRQKG; translated from the coding sequence ATGGCTGATGATATTCTGGTTCTTGAGGATTTCCTGCCCTACCGTCTCAACAGGCTGGCCGAGGCTGTCAGTCGCGACTTCTCCCGCATCTATCGCGAGCGTTACGGGCTTACCCGGCCCGAATGGCGCACACTCGCCGCACTTGGCCAATACGGCACGATGACCGCCACGCAGATCGGCGCGAATTCGGCCATGCACAAGACGAAGGTCAGTCGGGCGGTTGCGGAGCTTGAAAGGCGCGGGTGGCTATTGCGCGAAACAGACCCTTCGGACCGGCGCGTGGAACATCTGCAACTATCCAGATCGGGCACTGCCGCCTATCGCGCCCTGGTGCCGCTGGCGAAAGACTATGAGAGGAAATTGCTTGCAGCACTTGAAGCTGCCGAGCAAGCGGAACTGACCACAGGCCTTGCTGCAATGGAACGCATTGTGACCAGACAGAAAGGCTAG
- a CDS encoding HPP family protein, with protein MRQHIRPFTARHEPRGHAISHLKSGFGAMLGMALVGTLSTLTGLPLLIAPLGATAVLLFGQPSSPLAQPMNIFGGYLIAAIVGVGAMALFPAAWWAAACAVGIAIALMLMLRVTHPPAGALPLVATAIPFQGQELFVFVLIGCISLVSLALVHHWLPPRVQYPTRIDREG; from the coding sequence TTGCGTCAGCACATCCGGCCATTTACCGCCAGGCACGAACCGCGCGGGCATGCCATCTCTCATCTGAAGTCGGGATTTGGTGCCATGCTTGGCATGGCGCTGGTCGGTACCCTGTCTACTCTTACCGGCCTGCCCCTGCTCATTGCACCCCTTGGTGCGACCGCGGTGCTGCTCTTTGGTCAACCCTCAAGCCCGCTGGCGCAGCCGATGAATATCTTCGGTGGCTATCTCATTGCAGCTATAGTCGGTGTTGGCGCGATGGCGCTGTTTCCTGCAGCCTGGTGGGCAGCGGCATGTGCGGTGGGTATCGCGATCGCTCTGATGTTGATGCTGCGGGTAACCCATCCACCGGCAGGTGCGCTGCCACTGGTGGCGACGGCCATACCGTTCCAGGGTCAGGAACTGTTCGTATTTGTGTTGATCGGCTGCATCAGCCTTGTCTCGCTCGCACTTGTGCACCACTGGCTGCCGCCGCGTGTGCAGTATCCCACGCGGATCGATCGGGAAGGCTAG
- the tdh gene encoding L-threonine 3-dehydrogenase: MSNMMKALVKSKAEEGLWMERVPVPEIGPNDVLIKVKKSAICGTDVHIWNWDQWAQKTVPVPLVTGHEFMGEVVEVGSAVSEYKPGQRVSGEGHIVCGHCRNCRAGRGHLCRNTLGVGVQRAGTFAEYVSLPQHNVVPIPDDVPDEIAAIFDPLGNAVHTALSFDLVGEDVLVTGAGPIGIMGALVAQSVGARKVVITDINPGRLELARKVGVQHTVNAAEEKLPDVMTRIGMTEGFDVGLEMSGAAPAFRDMIDAMNNGGKIAILGIAPTGFEIDWNKVIFKMLTLKGIYGREMFETWYKMIALVQGPLDVSGIITHRIGIDDYKGGFEAMRSGTASKVVMDWE, encoded by the coding sequence ATGTCCAACATGATGAAAGCCCTGGTGAAGTCGAAGGCGGAGGAAGGCCTTTGGATGGAACGTGTGCCGGTGCCGGAGATCGGCCCGAATGACGTGCTCATCAAGGTGAAGAAATCCGCCATCTGCGGCACCGATGTTCATATCTGGAACTGGGACCAGTGGGCGCAGAAGACCGTGCCGGTGCCGCTGGTGACGGGTCATGAATTCATGGGCGAGGTGGTCGAGGTCGGCTCGGCCGTCAGCGAATACAAGCCCGGTCAGCGGGTTTCGGGCGAGGGGCACATCGTCTGCGGCCACTGCCGCAACTGTCGCGCGGGGCGCGGGCATCTGTGCCGTAATACGCTGGGCGTCGGCGTTCAGCGGGCGGGCACCTTCGCCGAATATGTCTCGCTGCCGCAGCACAATGTGGTGCCCATCCCCGATGATGTGCCTGACGAGATTGCAGCCATCTTCGATCCGCTGGGCAATGCCGTTCACACCGCACTTTCCTTCGACCTCGTGGGCGAGGACGTGCTGGTGACGGGCGCCGGGCCCATCGGCATCATGGGTGCGCTGGTGGCGCAGAGTGTCGGTGCGCGCAAGGTCGTCATCACCGACATCAATCCGGGCCGGCTGGAGCTTGCGAGGAAAGTTGGTGTTCAGCACACGGTGAACGCGGCGGAGGAAAAGCTGCCCGACGTGATGACACGTATCGGCATGACGGAAGGGTTCGATGTGGGGCTTGAAATGTCCGGCGCCGCACCGGCCTTCCGCGACATGATCGACGCCATGAACAATGGCGGCAAGATCGCCATTCTGGGCATCGCGCCGACCGGATTCGAGATCGATTGGAACAAGGTCATTTTCAAGATGCTGACGCTGAAGGGCATCTATGGGCGCGAGATGTTCGAGACCTGGTACAAGATGATCGCGCTGGTGCAGGGCCCGCTCGACGTCTCCGGTATCATCACCCACCGCATCGGCATCGACGACTACAAGGGCGGCTTCGAAGCCATGCGCTCCGGCACGGCCAGCAAGGTGGTTATGGATTGGGAGTAA
- a CDS encoding glycine C-acetyltransferase, giving the protein MSDAFLTHIKSEIEGLKEAGLYKSERVITSTQSARIQSGGRDVLNFCANNYLGLADNGELRESAKKALDRYGYGMASVRFICGTQEEHKELEAKISSFLGMEDTILYSSCFDANAGLFETLLGPDDAIISDALNHASIIDGVRLCKARRYRYANNDMAELEERLKEASDARFRLIATDGVFSMDGIIANLPAICDLAEKYDAMVMVDDSHAVGFVGEHGRGTPEYCGVEGRVDIITGTLGKALGGASGGYTCARKEVVEWLRQRSRPYLFSNTLAPVIAAASLKVFDIVQNGASLRRHLYDNATRFRTGMEKLGFTLAGADHPIIPVMVGDAALASKMADRLLDHGIYVIGFSFPVVPKGQARIRTQMSAAHSSADIDRAVEAFGAVGRELGVIG; this is encoded by the coding sequence ATGAGTGATGCCTTTCTGACCCATATCAAGAGTGAAATAGAAGGGCTGAAGGAGGCGGGGCTTTACAAGTCCGAGCGCGTCATCACATCCACGCAATCCGCCCGTATTCAAAGTGGCGGCAGGGATGTGCTCAATTTCTGCGCCAACAACTATCTGGGTCTCGCCGACAATGGCGAGCTTCGCGAGAGCGCGAAGAAGGCGCTGGATCGCTATGGCTACGGCATGGCTTCGGTGCGTTTCATCTGCGGCACGCAGGAGGAGCACAAGGAGCTGGAGGCGAAGATTTCGAGCTTCCTCGGCATGGAAGACACGATCCTCTATTCCTCATGCTTCGACGCCAATGCGGGCCTGTTCGAGACGCTGCTTGGGCCCGATGATGCGATCATCTCGGATGCGCTCAACCATGCCTCGATCATCGACGGCGTGCGGCTGTGCAAGGCACGGCGCTATCGCTACGCCAACAACGACATGGCCGAACTGGAAGAACGCCTGAAGGAAGCCTCCGACGCGCGTTTCCGCCTGATCGCGACCGACGGCGTCTTCTCCATGGATGGCATCATCGCCAATCTGCCGGCGATCTGCGACCTGGCGGAGAAATACGACGCCATGGTGATGGTTGATGACAGCCACGCGGTCGGTTTCGTGGGCGAGCATGGCCGCGGCACGCCGGAATATTGCGGTGTGGAAGGACGCGTGGACATCATCACCGGCACGCTCGGCAAGGCGCTTGGTGGCGCATCCGGCGGCTACACCTGCGCGCGCAAGGAGGTCGTGGAATGGCTGCGCCAGCGCTCGCGGCCCTATCTTTTCTCCAACACGCTTGCACCGGTGATTGCGGCGGCATCGCTGAAGGTCTTCGACATCGTGCAGAACGGCGCGAGCCTGCGCCGGCATCTCTATGACAACGCGACGCGCTTCCGCACGGGCATGGAAAAGCTGGGCTTCACGCTGGCGGGGGCCGATCATCCGATCATTCCGGTGATGGTGGGCGACGCCGCACTGGCCTCGAAAATGGCCGATCGGCTGCTGGATCACGGCATCTATGTGATCGGCTTTTCCTTCCCCGTCGTCCCCAAGGGCCAGGCGCGCATCCGCACGCAAATGTCGGCCGCGCATTCCTCAGCCGATATCGATCGTGCAGTGGAAGCTTTCGGTGCCGTGGGGCGGGAGCTTGGGGTGATTGGATGA
- a CDS encoding acyl-CoA dehydrogenase: MEVNKSAAKSSGSNFVWDDPFLLEEQLTDEERMIRDAARAFAADKLAPRVEKAYLDEETDPSIFREMGEAGLLGVTIPEEYGGVGASYVAYGLVAREVERVDSGYRSMMSVQSSLVMYPIHAYGSEEQRKKYLPKLASGEWIGCFGLTEPDAGSDPGGMKTRAKKIDGGYRLTGSKMWISNSPIADVFVVWAKSEAHDNQIRGFVLEKGMKGLSAPKIGGKLSLRASITGEIVMDGVEVGEDALLPNVSGLKGPFGCLNRARYGISWGAMGAAEDCWHRARQYGLDRKQFDKPLAQTQLFQKKLADMQTEIALGLQGSLRVGRLFDEGKMAPEMISIVKRNNCGKALDIARQARDMHGGNGIQIEYHVMRHAQNLETVNTYEGTHDVHALILGRAQTGLQAFY, from the coding sequence ATGGAAGTAAACAAATCCGCGGCGAAATCATCCGGCTCGAATTTCGTCTGGGACGATCCGTTCCTGCTTGAGGAACAGCTGACCGACGAGGAGCGCATGATCCGCGATGCCGCGCGCGCCTTCGCCGCTGACAAGCTGGCGCCGCGTGTGGAGAAGGCCTATCTCGACGAGGAGACCGATCCCTCCATCTTCCGCGAGATGGGCGAGGCGGGTCTGCTCGGCGTGACGATACCGGAAGAATATGGCGGCGTGGGCGCGTCCTACGTTGCCTATGGGCTGGTCGCGCGCGAAGTCGAGCGCGTGGATTCGGGCTACCGCTCCATGATGAGCGTGCAGTCCTCGCTGGTCATGTATCCGATCCATGCCTATGGCTCTGAAGAGCAGCGCAAGAAATATCTGCCGAAACTGGCGTCGGGCGAGTGGATCGGCTGCTTCGGCCTGACCGAGCCGGATGCAGGTTCCGACCCCGGCGGCATGAAGACGCGCGCAAAGAAGATCGACGGCGGCTATCGCCTGACCGGTTCTAAGATGTGGATTTCCAACTCGCCCATCGCCGATGTTTTCGTCGTCTGGGCCAAGTCGGAAGCGCATGACAACCAGATCCGCGGCTTTGTGCTCGAAAAGGGCATGAAGGGCCTTTCCGCACCGAAGATCGGCGGCAAGCTTTCGCTGCGCGCCTCCATCACCGGCGAGATCGTCATGGATGGCGTGGAAGTGGGCGAAGACGCGCTTCTGCCGAATGTATCGGGCCTCAAGGGTCCGTTCGGCTGCCTCAACCGCGCCCGCTACGGAATTTCCTGGGGTGCGATGGGGGCTGCGGAAGACTGCTGGCACCGCGCGCGCCAATATGGCCTCGACCGCAAGCAGTTCGACAAGCCGCTGGCGCAGACGCAGCTCTTCCAGAAGAAGCTTGCCGACATGCAGACGGAAATCGCGCTCGGCCTGCAGGGCTCGCTGCGCGTGGGTCGTCTTTTCGACGAGGGCAAGATGGCGCCGGAGATGATCTCCATCGTCAAGCGCAACAATTGCGGCAAGGCGCTCGATATCGCACGCCAGGCCCGCGACATGCACGGTGGCAACGGCATCCAGATCGAATACCACGTCATGCGCCACGCGCAGAACCTGGAAACCGTCAACACCTATGAGGGCACGCATGACGTGCACGCGCTGATCCTCGGCCGCGCGCAGACGGGGCTGCAGGCGTTTTACTGA
- a CDS encoding patatin-like phospholipase family protein, with protein sequence MHTKVFCVFEGGGAKGVAHVGALRAIENVDDYEVKGFAGTSAGAIVAALAAVGWSSYELVKQHDDGRVESQALQAIGNAGATSLAQLFGDEWKKLERLGGTDSSEGLGTGWLRKTRAKWLSILIFLAMWPMLYHVGRWLAGDWSGWAKVLVELVASGAWISYLIVWVWVLRTLYKTWFHFRGVANIAPVIQVLDKLFEAKINPRGDRVTFRDVREQSGSDLKIVAANIHSGAMKLFDAAGTPDIAVADAVAASACIPVAFSPVEIEGQQFCDGGIVSNLPAWTFDDERLLDNESLIVTCELLDGNTRNMEGNEVGALEGTQLLLRMARTAVFGGAALNTRGLQHHIRIPLEPDVGILEFDKTEKHLKAVDDAEKVAELRIDSYRFEQESLTEIHDGVVVYLHSLGITCCRLRAALVREVKLVDSPPAAYTLWCNKGFEGYRDTRLLLPLGESLVGRSVKECRPCSLDLTVPHERSIYHRLDQRPLGAQMLPNDRKWVVVVPFNRWPEGQNDVPPEHISVAVTLDGDVSLPGDMSDHRTKLRNIVDKHGVFTPY encoded by the coding sequence ATGCACACCAAAGTATTCTGCGTTTTTGAAGGTGGGGGGGCAAAAGGTGTTGCTCACGTCGGAGCGCTTCGAGCCATCGAGAACGTCGATGATTATGAAGTTAAAGGCTTCGCAGGAACTTCGGCTGGTGCAATTGTCGCAGCGCTCGCTGCTGTCGGCTGGTCCTCCTATGAATTGGTAAAGCAGCATGATGACGGAAGAGTTGAGAGCCAAGCGCTTCAGGCGATCGGCAATGCTGGCGCGACGTCACTGGCCCAACTTTTTGGAGATGAGTGGAAGAAACTCGAACGGCTCGGCGGAACTGATAGCTCTGAGGGTCTAGGAACAGGTTGGCTTAGAAAAACACGGGCAAAGTGGCTTAGTATACTGATCTTTCTGGCTATGTGGCCGATGCTCTACCATGTTGGACGCTGGCTTGCTGGGGATTGGTCAGGATGGGCCAAAGTGTTGGTTGAGCTAGTCGCCTCGGGAGCGTGGATTAGCTATCTCATCGTCTGGGTGTGGGTACTTCGTACTCTTTATAAAACATGGTTCCATTTCCGGGGCGTAGCGAACATTGCACCTGTCATTCAGGTTCTCGATAAGCTTTTCGAGGCGAAAATTAACCCGAGGGGTGACAGGGTCACCTTCCGTGATGTGCGGGAGCAAAGCGGGTCCGACTTGAAGATCGTTGCCGCGAATATTCACTCGGGTGCTATGAAACTGTTCGACGCTGCTGGGACGCCTGACATTGCGGTAGCAGATGCGGTGGCCGCATCCGCCTGTATCCCGGTGGCGTTCTCTCCTGTTGAAATTGAAGGGCAACAATTTTGTGATGGCGGGATCGTTTCAAACCTTCCGGCTTGGACCTTCGATGATGAGCGGCTGCTAGATAACGAGAGCCTGATAGTTACTTGCGAACTCCTAGACGGGAACACCCGTAATATGGAAGGCAACGAAGTTGGAGCGCTGGAAGGAACTCAGTTGCTGCTCAGGATGGCTCGTACCGCTGTTTTTGGCGGCGCCGCTTTGAACACACGCGGGCTCCAGCACCACATCCGGATACCCTTGGAACCGGATGTGGGCATCTTGGAGTTCGACAAGACTGAGAAGCACTTGAAAGCGGTGGATGACGCAGAGAAGGTTGCTGAGCTCAGGATCGACAGTTACCGCTTTGAGCAGGAGAGCTTGACCGAAATCCATGACGGAGTTGTTGTCTATCTTCACAGCCTTGGCATCACCTGCTGCAGGTTGCGAGCTGCGCTGGTGCGTGAGGTCAAGCTCGTGGACAGCCCTCCCGCCGCATATACGCTCTGGTGCAATAAGGGTTTCGAAGGGTACAGGGACACTCGCCTGCTGCTACCCTTGGGGGAGTCGCTGGTAGGACGTAGCGTAAAAGAATGCCGTCCGTGCAGTTTAGACCTTACTGTTCCTCACGAGCGCAGCATTTATCACCGGCTGGATCAGCGACCGCTTGGCGCACAGATGTTACCGAATGATCGAAAATGGGTGGTCGTTGTCCCGTTCAACCGTTGGCCAGAAGGCCAGAACGACGTCCCTCCGGAGCACATTTCTGTTGCGGTGACGTTAGATGGTGATGTCTCACTGCCGGGCGATATGAGCGATCACCGCACGAAGCTTCGGAACATTGTGGACAAGCACGGGGTTTTTACCCCATATTAG